In Leishmania panamensis strain MHOM/PA/94/PSC-1 chromosome 18 sequence, the following proteins share a genomic window:
- a CDS encoding hypothetical protein (TriTrypDB/GeneDB-style sysID: LpmP.18.0230), which yields MFSARHIVRYFVDRHTVAVMAAFVFYVFLLRWCGRIGVREVQQRAAAVARPHRSILDISAFAGPTFSASVLAQSVSVAVLRLSNADVELLHGGPLDRVPSQVERQQQLLALSSRWQYYFAVGDFTLVSAPARLTSNGMLTEWITKLESVYPTCVFASLTDSTEADATGDERRLLILPTTWQSNRRALGGQQQQSLRVLLLETLPTLKRLRETEAAATAAVDASGGVAKDPLFVFVSENATRRWSTAIDAAELTRPPAERWRSGKSSLDAWEEMLQTTSMPRAALRAAVAASAMPPTGEDPPVSYRRRLLAHLRREKAQAPPPTAMADAAQYIPRLAVHLADTYGAPYVIFASWCSSVGTYGWTATRRLEASSEEQALVLVLCLHENELVEIIPSRQYVSRHIQE from the coding sequence ATGTTCTCCGCACGCCACATTGTGCGGTACTTTGTGGATCGTCACACCGTTGCAGTCATGGCGGCGTTTGTTTTCTACGTCTTCCTCCTTAGATGGTGCGGGCGCATTGGCGTGcgtgaggtgcagcagcgagccgctgccgtcgcccgCCCTCATCGCAGCATCCTTGACATTTCAGCGTTTGCAGGACCGACGTTCTCGGCCTCGGTACTGGCGCAGAGCGTGTCTGTGGCTGTTCTTCGACTGTCAAACGCTGATgtagagctgctgcatggTGGCCCTCTCGACCGTGTACCGTCACAGGtcgagaggcagcagcagctgctggcccTGTCGTCCCGCTGGCAGTACTACTTTGCCGTCGGCGACTTCACCCTGGTCTCTGCACCGGCGCGCTTAACCTCCAATGGGATGCTGACGGAGTGGATCACCAAACTGGAGTCGGTGTACCCGACATGCGTGTTCGCTTCTCTTACCGACAGCACGGAGGCCGATGCCACCGGGGATGAAAGACGACTTCTCATCCTGCCCACCACCTGGCAGTCCAATCGACGTGCGTTGGGaggtcagcagcagcagtctcTACGTGTTCTGCTTCTGGAGACGCTCCCGACTCTGAAGCGACTTCGGGAGACCGAGGCGGCGGCTACCGCCGCTGTTGATGCTAGTGGAGGCGTTGCTAAAGAccccctctttgtgtttgtgtcGGAGAATGCGACTCGCAGATGGTCCACTGCCATAGACGCTGCGGAGCTGACGCGTCCACCGGCGGAGCGATGGCGCAGTGGGAAGTCAAGCCTTGATGCGTGGGAGGAGATGCTACAGACCACGTCGATGCCTCGAGCAGCGCtccgtgctgctgtcgctgcctctgccatgCCACCTACTGGGGAGGATCCTCCAGTGTCGTATCGCCGTCGCCTTTTGGCGCATCTGCGCCGGGAGAAGGCCCAGGCTCCGCCCCCGACCGCCATGGCAGACGCGGCGCAGTACATTCCGCGGCTCGCTGTGCATCTCGCTGACACCTACGGGGCGCCATACGTGATCTTCGCTTCGTGGTGCTCCTCCGTTGGGACCTACGGTTGGACAGCTACCAGGCGGTTGGAGGCGAGCAGTGAGGAGCAAGCGTTGGTGCTTGTGCTATGCCTGCACGAGAACGAGCTGGTGGAAATCATACCCTCCCGGCAGTATGTCTCAAGACACATCCAGGAGTGA
- a CDS encoding 60S ribosomal protein L7, putative (TriTrypDB/GeneDB-style sysID: LpmP.18.0220), translating into MGKNPPKWLPGERVKETILLQRKSVEQLRADRVLRKDKLQERRDRHKKKLDAKRKQRLSTKKFISAQTILKHAQRKEHQGRKFQKIGEKVEGRRRHANMEELKKKLRESPVRLVVRAKGSQIPPEVASAFKKVGLLKIYAARLITLTPRTEKLVEQLTPFSIVGEPDRTQLESLLRTRGALYNEETQTKRLISGNLLLEQALGQYNVLCIEDLVETIATHGEHVEEVLRHIAPFDFHPPRQLFVERHRSVHQKLEIVNKDSFAAYLADQLQLTLNKERKAATVAKKSKRVGVQPKTV; encoded by the coding sequence ATGGGGAAGAACCCTCCAAAGTGGCTGCCAGGCGAGCGTGTGAAGGAGACCATTCTCCTTCAGCGCAAGTCggttgagcagctgcgcgctgatcgcgtgctgcgcaaggataagctgcaggagcgccgtgACCGTCACAAGAAAAAGTTAGACGCCAAGCGCAAGCAGAGGCTATCGACGAAGAAATTCATCTCCGCTCAGACAATCCTGAAGCACGCGCAGCGCAAGGAGCACCAGGGACGCAAGTTTCAGAAGATCGGAGAGAAGGTCGAggggcgccgccgtcacgcgAATATGGAGGAACTCAAGAAGAAGCTGCGTGAGAGTCCGGTACGACTTGTGGTGCGCGCGAAGGGGTCGCAGATCCCACCGGAGGTGGCGTCGGCCTTCAAAAAGGTGGGCCTGCTCAAGATCTACGCAGCACGCCTGATCACCCTGACACCACGCACGGAGAAACTCGTTGAGCAGCTCACGCCATTCTCGATTGTTGGCGAGCCAGACAGGACACAACTGGAGTCGCTTCTCCGCACCCGGGGCGCTCTTTACAACGAGGAGACCCAGACGAAGCGGCTCATTAGCGGTAACCTGCTGCTTGAGCAGGCACTTGGCCAGTACAACGTGCTGTGCATCGAAGATCTCGTAGAGACGATTGCTACGCATGGGGAACACGTAGAGGAGGTTCTTCGGCACATCGCGCCCTTTGACTTTCATCCGCCTCGCCAGCTCTTCGTCGAACGCCACCGTTCCGTTCACCAGAAACTAGAGATTGTGAACAAGGACTCCTTCGCCGCATACCTCGCAGACCAGCTGCAACTCACGCTCAATAAGGAACGCAAGGCTGCCACTGTGGCGAAGAAGTCCAAGAGGGTGGGGGTACAGCCCAAGACCGTTTAA
- the GSK3 gene encoding glycogen synthase kinase 3, putative (TriTrypDB/GeneDB-style sysID: LpmP.18.0260), with protein sequence MSLNAADAADDRSRKEMDRFQVERMAGQGTFGTVQLGKEKSTGMSVAIKKVIQDPRFRNRELQIMQDLAVLHHPNIVQLQSYFYTLGERDRRDIYLNVVMEYVPDTLHRCCRNYYRRQTTPPPILIKVFLFQLIRSIGCLHLPSVNVCHRDIKPHNVLVNEAEGTLKLCDFGSAKKLSPSEPNVAYICSRYYRAPELIFGNQHYTTAVDIWSVGCIFAEMMLGEPIFRGDNSAGQLHEIVRVLGCPPREVLRKLNPSHTDVDLYNSKGIPWSNVFCDQSLKDAKEAHDLLSGLLQYLPEERTKPYEALCHPYFDELRDSATKLPNNKDLPDDLFHFLPAEVEIMTDVQKGKLIRK encoded by the coding sequence ATGTCGCTCAAcgctgccgatgccgcgGACGATCGAAGTCGCAAGGAGATGGACCGGTTTCAGGTGGAGCGCATGGCTGGGCAGGGTACGTTTGGCACCGTTCAACTAGGGAAGGAAAAGTCAACAGGCATGAGTGTAGCGATCAAGAAGGTTATTCAAGACCCGCGCTTCCGCAACCGCGAGCTTCAGATCATGCAGGACCTCGCCGTGCTGCATCACCCCAACATTGTGCAGCTCCAGAGCTACTTCTACACCCTCGGTGAACGTGACCGCCGCGACATCTACCTCAATGTTGTGATGGAGTACGTGCCAGATAccctgcaccgctgctgccgcaacTACTACCGACGTCAAACCACCCCGCCGCCGATCCTGATCAAAGTTTTCCTCTTTCAGCTGATCCGCAGTATCGGGTGCCTGCACTTGCCCTCTGTGAACGTGTGCCACCGCGACATCAAGCCGCACAACGTGCTCGTCAACGAGGCAGAAGGTACACTGAAGCTGTGTGATTTTGGAAGTGCGAAGAAGTTGTCACCGTCGGAGCCAAACGTGGCATACATCTGCTCGCGCTACTACCGCGCCCCTGAGCTCATCTTCGGCAACCAGCACTACACAACCGCAGTCGACATCTGGTCTGTGGGGTGTATCTTCGCTGAGATGATGCTCGGTGAGCCCATCTTTCGTGGCGACAACAGCGCCGGCCAGCTCCATGAGATTGTTCGCGTGCTTGGCTGCCCTCCGCGCGAGGTACTGCGTAAGCTGAATCCGTCGCACACGGACGTGGATCTGTACAATAGCAAGGGTATCCCATGGAGCAACGTGTTCTGTGATCAGTCGCTGAAGGACGCCAAGGAGGCGCACGATCTTCTTAGTGGCCTGCTGCAGTACTTGCCGGAGGAGCGAACGAAGCCTTACGAGGCACTGTGCCACCCGTACTTTGACGAGCTTCGCGACTCGGCCACGAAGCTGCCGAATAACAAGGATCTCCCGGATGACCTCTTCCACTTTCTACCCGCTGAAGTTGAGATCATGACCGACGTGCAGAAGGGCAAGCTGATCCGCAAGTAA
- a CDS encoding hypothetical protein (TriTrypDB/GeneDB-style sysID: LpmP.18.0270), with amino-acid sequence MSALTTVTELRQQLEAERDAHAATMARLAEQIQTFQAVLTEQQEAFTDLITRVTNLRVAKGECMAAQATGHTPNMTFNTGSDLLDGLLYSLQSKLEDPTSSVTTSVLQKLEGAALEALTPYEAGRISSLFTSNTSAVRTTGLLVLFPNDVRGVRQWARKHLSSCASCAARQAQQPAWTPYRYDSKGTGFAAAPKLRGIPNKYYHHVALSLLQERSIADRMETENQLVIMRTTVLAHVQSAKTRQPLADAAATCAQMTRILQAFLVEAVAELRNTIRTSAPWNSATNPNSEFSAAVEIFLHMVQPRVQVQPVRQAAVSTTGAPCTLLQIEATVSVPLHVSALAPLLGLLADPVQRGYVIEHVLTPLAQRLGDALGSGDLAARYTAIGLQFFDGLYRIAAHQGLTETAGSRSGGLSTNRQLPTSSPGAKDGKGRTLEQLYVILQALAVFGTSVDVEFITPHAPASQVEPKQDAKKSALRLARALLLQFAAPSPLRVPPGDDPDSTNMTIKVSRAPTTFLGILNRTFSSNHRLPSTSRSTALDAFMSPKSKISLGLKLFSELVVEVYRPYHPCTGVILAVENGVGGRPRASACVPVIDLPPDVVAANVRVATYVAQRLQGLQELETSTVIEEEGQLEREGKALLQRVASALQQAAPAERLCREWAAAEITIEGVPQVCVDVVVPFRMTEVDVQSATKPLLYLHVVYSS; translated from the coding sequence ATGAGTGCGTTGACGACCGTGACagagctgcgacagcagctggaggcggagcgagATGCTCACGCAGCGACCATGGCACGTCTAGCAGAACAAATACAAACCTTCCAGGCGGTGCtgacggagcagcaggaggcctTCACAGACCTCATTACCCGCGTTACTAACCTGCGCGTGGCGAAGGGCGAATGCATGGCTGCTCAGGCGACCGGTCACACCCCGAACATGACCTTCAATACCGGCTCTGACCTGCTTGATGGTCTCTTGTACAGCCTACAGTCAAAGCTGGAGGACCCAACGTCATCAGTCACCACCTCCGTTCTGCAGAAACTCGAGGGGGCCGCACTGGAGGCTCTCACGCCGTACGAAGCCGGGCGcatttcctccctcttcacgaGCAACACCTCCGCTGTGCGCACTACGGGTCTCCTCGTGCTATTCCCCAACGATGTGCGTGGCGTGCGACAGTGGGCGCGGAAGCATCTGAGCAGCTgtgcctcctgcgccgctcGACAGGCACAGCAGCCGGCGTGGACGCCGTATCGCTATGACAGCAAAGGGACCGGCTTCGCCGCAGCCCCCAAGCTTCGAGGAATTCCGAACAAGTATTACCACCAcgttgccctctccctcctgcaAGAGCGCAGCATAGCGGACCGGATGGAGACCGAAAATCAGCTCGTCATCATGCGCACCACGGTGTTAGCACATGTGCAGTCAGCGAAGACAAGACAGCCGCTAgcggatgcggcggcgacatGTGCGCAGATGACCAGAATTCTGCAGGCCTTCTTGGTagaggcagtggcggagcTCCGCAACACCATCCGCACCTCTGCTCCGTGGAACTCCGCCACCAACCCCAATAGCGAGTTCTCTGCAGCCGTTGAAATCTTTCTCCACATGGTTCAACCGCGCGTGCAGGTGCAACCTGTGCGGCAAGCCGCTGTCAGCACCACTGGTGCTCCGTGCACTCTTCTGCAGATTGAGGCGACAGTGagtgtgccgctgcacgtCTCGGCacttgcgccgctgcttggCCTACTGGCTGACCCGGTGCAGCGCGGCTATGTAATTGAACACGTACTCACTCCGCTGGCGCAACGCCTTGGTGACGctctcggcagcggcgacttGGCTGCCCGCTATACAGCAATCGGCCTGCAGTTCTTCGATGGGTTGTACCGCATTGCCGCTCATCAGGGCCTCACGGAGACCGCCGGCTCGCGTAGCGGTGGACTTAGCACGAATCGTCAACTGCCTACGTCTTCTCCAGGCGCCAAGGACGGGAAGGGCAGGACACTGGAGCAGCTCTACGTCATCCTTCAGGCACTGGCTGTCTTTGGTACCAGTGTCGACGTTGAGTTCATCACCCCACACGCTCCAGCAAGTCAAGTGGAGCCCAAGCAGGACGCAAAGAAGTCAGCGCTGCGTCTCGctcgtgcgctgctgctgcagtttgCAGCTCCAAGTCCACTGAGGGTGCCTCCAGGTGACGACCCGGACTCCACGAACATGACCATCAAAGTATCGCGTGCCCCGACGACTTTTCTCGGGATCCTCAATCGCACCTTCAGCAGCAACCACCGTCTCCCCTCtacctcgcgcagcaccgcacttGACGCGTTCATGTCGCCCAAGTCGAAGATCAGCTTGGGGCTGAAGCTGTTCAGTGAGCTTGTGGTGGAGGTTTATCGACCCTATCACCCGTGCACTGGTGTTATTTTGGCGGTAGAGAACGGTGTGGGCGGTCGCCCTCGTGCCTCGGCGTGCGTTCCGGTGATTGACCTTCCTCCAGACGTGGTAGCGGCcaatgtgcgtgtggcgacGTACGTCGCGCAGCGTCTACAGGGactgcaggagctggagacgTCTACTGTtattgaggaggagggacaactcgagagggagggtaaggctctcctccagcgcgtgGCGTCGGCGTTGCAACAGGCGGCCCCGGCCGAGCGACTCTGCAGGGAGTGGGCTGCTGCGGAGATCACGATAGAGGGGGTGCCGCAAGTGTGCGTGGATGTCGTGGTGCCATTCAGGATGACGGAGGTCGACGTGCAATCGGCAACGAAGCCACTGCTATACCTGCACGTCGTCTACAGCAGCTAA
- a CDS encoding RNA-binding protein, putative (TriTrypDB/GeneDB-style sysID: LpmP.18.0210) yields MSSTPMQTRFGCYIGNIDRSVTIDMLRQVFCQCGTIIDCSLNGREGDPYRFGFIDFATEDDRARAMKYNGFTLVGRKLKVGVSKGNVNKPEGFATGNGVGGGHLRMGGNHRHYNNDGSMMMSVNGLSPQQQMEARLLLQFLQEGKMDPRQLSPAQQQLLITYLGHGNSNNVTNGSSTNSGSSTPALAQQSQMGVIGSSAMQSPLPPPTMHNSNNMMSDAAAFMPSSSVGNSGAGTGMPMMGGGAPQGIHISVGPSMMDPMSGGYGMMPPPQQQQQWVDMPMNGPGIFPPKMCGPPLSQQQQMPMQSSLQQPYNLGGGAALISGSGATEHNRSAFVNPPPAVEILKLRERQREQFFEVVRKDAEKYERKLQEKKAHSAAGGDAERSIDSSASDDDEDKRPTKRSRK; encoded by the coding sequence ATGTCGAGCACTCCCATGCAGACCCGCTTTGGGTGCTACATCGGCAACATTGACCGCTCCGTTACGATTGACATGCTGAGGCAGGTGTTTTGTCAATGTGGCACCATCATCGACTGCTCGCTGAATGGGCGTGAGGGGGACCCGTACCGCTTTGGCTTCATTGACTTCGCTACGGAGGATGACCGCGCTCGAGCTATGAAGTACAACGGCTTCACCCTCGTCGGCCGCAAGCTGAAGGTTGGCGTGAGCAAGGGAAACGTGAACAAACCCGAAGGCTTCGCGACCGGCaacggcgtcggcggcggtcACCTCCGGATGGGTGGAAACCACCGCCACTACAACAACGATGGCAGCATGATGATGAGCGTCAATGGCCTctcaccacagcagcagatggagGCACGGTTGCTGCTCCAGTTCCTTCAGGAGGGCAAGATGGACCCGCGGCAGCTCTcaccggcgcagcagcaactgctcATTACCTACCTCGGGcacggcaacagcaacaatgTGACTAACGGCAGCAGTacgaacagcggcagcagtacgCCGGCATtggcgcagcagtcgcagatGGGGGTCAtaggcagcagcgcaatgcagtcgccgctgccgccgccgacgatgCACAATAGCAACAACATGATgagtgatgctgctgcgttcATGCCAAGCTCGAGCGTTGGTAACAGCGGCGCTGGGACTGGTATGCCCATgatgggtggtggtgccccTCAAGGGATTCATATAAGTGTTGGGCCCAGCATGATGGACCCGATGAGTGGTGGTTATGGGAtgatgccgccgccccagcaacagcagcagtgggttGATATGCCAATGAACGGGCCTGGCATATTCCCGCCCAAGATGTGTGGCCCGCCGCTCAGTCAGCAGCAACAGATGCCGATGCAGTCGAGTCTGCAGCAACCGTACAACCtaggcggtggtgccgcatTGATTAGCGGATCGGGCGCTACGGAGCACAACCGCAGTGCCTTTGTAAATCCCCCGCCTGCGGTGGAGATCCTAAAGCTGCGCGAGAGGCAGCGCGAGCAGTTTTTTGAGGTGGTTCGAAAGGACGCGGAGAAGTACGAACGAAAGCTCCAGGAAAAGAAGGCGCACTCGGCGGCTGGCGGCGATGCCGAGCGCAGCATCGACAGCTCAGCCTCGGACGATGATGAAGACAAGAGGCCGACGAAGAGGTCAAGGAAATAG
- a CDS encoding hypothetical protein (TriTrypDB/GeneDB-style sysID: LpmP.18.0240): MGGQDPEQLTRYQQGQLAERLGNYVSGLASDKLRCMHAEEQSTKRYTQDGTPTGENYWFEAGNTLSSPAVPEFIKDEILKDMQQERSVKSPAFVQPAEEEKLATEDDDYASHLRRQRHKLLRGSDLT; encoded by the coding sequence ATGGGCGGCCAGGACCCAGAGCAGCTTACCCGCTACCAGCAAGGCCAGCTTGCCGAACGTTTAGGCAACTACGTGAGCGGCCTTGCCAGCGATAAGCTGCGCTGCATGCATGCAGAGGAGCAGTCAACGAAGCGTTACACGCAGGACGGCACTCCGACAGGGGAGAACTACTGGTTCGAGGCTGGCAATACGCTTTCCTCGCCTGCGGTGCCTGAATTTATCAAGGATGAGATTCTGAAGGAtatgcagcaggagcgctcTGTGAAGAGCCCAGCGTTTGTGCAACCGgctgaagaggagaagctggcgactgaggacgacgactACGCGAGCCAtctgcgacggcagcgccacaaGCTTCTGCGTGGCTCTGATTTAACGTAG
- a CDS encoding activator of Hsp90 ATPase, putative (TriTrypDB/GeneDB-style sysID: LpmP.18.0200), whose amino-acid sequence MAKVGEGDPRWIVSERTDGANVNSWHWEERDLSQHTHDKLKSVFAEHAIPVPADMATSVEYLKIEEVSEISGDVTVAQRKGKMMCYFELKMSLRWVGKMAGADQVIRGKMEVAEVDHDGFKDEYDIAVTCQENDSAAQQLESVVQVAGRPTVRQGIATFFDALFAEYHIGKQLKSGAALPPPPPPLSASASTTLATNAAAGKKSVTPSKSSSGSGDENTSFSWKMRWGAPVVELYAAMTDPSRVSVYTRSPASMDVKAGGLFSFLGGVISGYYVDVQPSTLIKQQWRLSSWPVGVHSSVVLQLVKEEPGVTTLEFTQSGIPAGQLQSVQEGWKANFFEAIKVVFGYSLEYI is encoded by the coding sequence ATGGCCAAGGTCGGCGAGGGCGATCCACGCTGGATTGTCAGCGAACGCACCGACGGCGCAAACGTGAACTCGTGGCACTGGGAGGAGCGCGATCTTTCTCAGCACACACATGACAAGCTCAAGAGCGTCTTTGCCGAGCATGCAATCCCGGTCCCAGCAGACATGGCGACGAGCGTCGAGTACCTCAAGATTGAGGAGGTGAGCGAAATCTCCGGCGACGTCACGGTGGCCCAGCGTAAGGGGAAGATGATGTGCTACTTCGAGCTGAAGATGTCGCTGCGGTGGGTGGGCAAGATGGCAGGCGCGGATCAGGTGATTCGTGGAAAGATGGAGGTCGCCGAGGTCGACCACGACGGATTCAAGGACGAGTACGACATCGCCGTCACATGCCAGGAGAACGACtcagcggcacagcagctcgagtcggtggtgcaggtggcCGGCCGCCCCACGGTGCGGCAGGGGATAGCCACCTTCTTTGATGCTCTCTTCGCCGAGTATCATATCGGGAAGCAGCtgaagagcggcgccgccttgccccccccaccgccaccactctCTGCTTCTGCATCCACAACCCTGGCCACCAACGCAGCGGCGGGTAAGAAGTCCGTGACGCCGTCCAAgtcgagcagcggcagcggcgatgagAATACGTCCTTCTCATGGAAGATGCGCTGGGGCGCACCCGTGGTGGAGCTGTACGCAGCCATGACGGACCCGAGCAGGGTCAGCGTGTACACGCGGAGCCCTGCCTCCATGGATGTCAAGGCCGGCGGCCTGTTCAGCTTCCTCGGTGGTGTCATCAGCGGCTACTACGTGGATGTGCAGCCCTCGACCCTGATCAAGCAACAGTGGCGTCTCAGCAGCTGGCCTGTCGGCGTGCACAGCTCGgtagtgctgcagctggtgaaggaggagccTGGTGTGACGACGCTGGAGTTCACACAGTCTGGCATTCCTGCTGGTCAGCTGCAGAGCGTGCAGGAAGGGTGGAAGGCGAACTTCTTTGAGGCCATCAAAGTTGTGTTCGGCTACTCCCTTGAGTACATCTGA
- a CDS encoding hypothetical protein (TriTrypDB/GeneDB-style sysID: LpmP.18.0250) has product MLSVRTEDFFSKEAVSHARRVSWAPHTTEKKLGAFAKLARSNFNDPLPESFSSEPYFEEEIEAYRAHHRPDVYVYKYNISPTHLSLRE; this is encoded by the coding sequence ATGCTTAGTGTTCGCACAGAGGATTTCTTTAGCAAGGAGGCTGTCAGTCACGCCCGCCGCGTCTCGTGGGCGCCGCACACGACGGAAAAGAAGCTTGGCGCCTTCGCCAAACTGGCTCGCTCCAACTTCAACGATCCACTGCCTGAGAGTTTTAGCAGTGAGCCATACTTTGAGGAGGAGATTGAGGCCTACCGTGCGCACCATCGGCCCGATGTGTACGTGTACAAGTATAACATCTCTCCCACCCACTTGTCTCTTCGCGAGTAG